Part of the Propioniciclava sp. MC1595 genome is shown below.
CGACGGCGGTGGAACGAACCTCGGCGAGCTCGCGTTGTACTGCCGCCACCACCACCCGATTGTCGAGCCACGCCGCGGCGACCCTCCCTGGCGGTGGCGGCACCAGATGGGCGCCGACGGCGTCCCCGAGGTGGTGCCCCCGAGGCACGTCGACCCCACGCGGACCCCGCGGCGTCACCAGCGGTTCCGCAACCCGAGGCTGCGGCAGTGAGGGCCTGCCGCAGGGCAGGAGTGGCCGGGGCGGCGAGTGATCAGGCCTCGCCGTCGGTGCCTGCTCCGGACGTATCGGTTGTGCCCTCGTAGAGGCCGATGTCGTTGCCGTCGGGGTCGGTGAAGGCGGCGAACCAGCTGGTGTCGCTGATCGGCGTCTTCGGCAGGGTGACCGTGGCGCCCCGCGACCGGGCCTTGGCCAGGACGTCGTCGATCGAGTCGACCTCGACGTAGGACCGGGGCTGGGCGAATCCCTCGTCCCGCGGGGCGAGACCGCCGCCGCTGATGCCGTTGGGGGCCATCCACATGGGGTAGTCCTCGAAGCCGGGCAGTGCGCGGATGTTCCAGCCGAAGAGGTCGGAGTAGAACTCCTGCGCCTTCCCGAGGTCACTCACGGGAATGTCGATGTGCGTGATGTCACCGTGTGCCATGCCCGACGCTAACCCGCGCCTCGCATGGTTGGGAAGGGGGTGCCGCCTGAACGTTGGGTGAACGACGCGGGCTCGCACCCGGGGCCTGCCGAGCCGTTCGGACGCCCCGAGGCGACTGGTGCGACAGCTCAGTGGGCGAACGCGGCGGGGGAGTCGTCGGCGTCGGCGTCCTCGTCCTCGGGTGGGCGACGGAGGAAGAACCCGGCGACGACGGCG
Proteins encoded:
- a CDS encoding VOC family protein is translated as MAHGDITHIDIPVSDLGKAQEFYSDLFGWNIRALPGFEDYPMWMAPNGISGGGLAPRDEGFAQPRSYVEVDSIDDVLAKARSRGATVTLPKTPISDTSWFAAFTDPDGNDIGLYEGTTDTSGAGTDGEA